One bacterium genomic window, ACTTGGGCTTTTGGCCGGCGGCGAGCAGGGCCTTCTTGCGTTCGTCCAATTCGGCGGGGGTGCAGTAGCACTTGTAGGCCTTGCCTTCGGAGAGAAGACGGTCGACGAAGCTTTTGTAGATATCGAACCGGTCGACCTGATGGAACGGTCCCTCGTCCCAGTCGAGCCGGAGCCATTCCATGCCTTCCAGGATAGAATGGACGTATTCCTCGGTCGAGCGCTCGCGATCGGTGTCCTCGATCCTCAGAATGAACTGCCCTTTGAGCTGCCGCGCGAGCAGCCAGTTGAAGAGGGCCGTGCGCGCCCCGCCGATGTGCAGATGCCCGGTGGGCGAGGGCGCAAATCGAAGCCTGGGAGCGGTTTTTTCGGGCACGTGAAAGGTCCTCCAAGAAATATAAGCCCTGGATCGCACCCGTCAGGGTGTGGCGAGCCTCATTAGTGAGTTTTCTTTTGAAAGGCCACCGGATTTTTGGCATACTGCGCTCACTTGAGCGCATCCCTTCAGTTCATCGGTGCGACGGGCACCGTGACGGGCTCCAAATATCTCCTCACGTTCGGCAAGCATCATTACATGGTCGACTGCGGGCTCTTTCAGGGGCTCAAGGTCCTGCGCCAGCGCAACTGGCATCCGCTCCCCATCGAACCCAGCCGCGTGGACAGCGTGGTCCTGACCCACGCCCACATCGACCACACGGGCTACCTGCCGCTCCTGGTGAAGAACGGATTCCGGGGCGACGTCTACGCGACGCCCGCCACGCGCGCCCTGTGCGGCGTGCTCCTTCCCGACTCGGGTCATCTCCAAGAAGAGGACGCGGACTTCGCCAACCGGCATAAGTTTTCGAAGCACCATCCGGCCCTTCCCCTCTATTCAGAGGCCGACGCGCGCGAGGCGCTCAAGTACATCACGTCGGTGGGGTTTCAAAAAAGGACGGAGCTCTCGCGGCACGTGAGCTTCCAGTTCCTGCGCGCGGGCCATATCCTGGGAGCGGCCATCGTCCAGTTCATGGTGTCGGGGAGGACCTTGACCTTTTCGGGAGACCTGGGTCGGCCCCGGTCCGACATCATGAAGCCGCCGGTGGCGGTTTTGGAGACGGATTACCTCGTCGTCGAATCCACCTACGGCGACCGTTGCCACCCCCACGAGGACCCGAAGGCCGTCATCTTGGAGGTGATCTCGAAGGCCCTGGATCGGGGCGGGACCGTCTTGATCCCGGCCTTCGCCGTGGGCCGGGCGCAACAGGTCCTCTTTCTCCTGAAGGAACTGAAAGAAGACGGGGAATTGCCGGACGTCCCCATCTACGTCAACAGCCCCATGGCGACCGAGGCGACGCACATCTTCCGCGACCTGAACGGCGACCTGGCCATCAGCCGGGAGGAGTTCCAGTCCGTTTTTAACGTCGCGAAGTTCGTGACCACCGTCGAGGAATCCAAACGGGTGGCGGCTGAAAAGCGTCCCTCCATCATCATTTCCGCCTCCGGGATGGCCACGGGGGGGCGGGTCCTGCATCACTTGAAGCTCCTGGCGCCCGACCCGAGGAACCTCATCCTCTTTGTCGGGTTCCAGGCGGCCGGGACGCGCGGGGAGGCGCTCATGGACGGGGCCGACGAGATCAAGATCCATGGGGGCAAGGTGCCCGTTCGGGCCGAGGTGAAGCTGATCGACACCCTCTCGGCCCACGCGGATGCCGACGAGATCCTGGAATGGCTCCGCAAGTTCCAGAGGGCGCCCAAAATGACCTTCATCACGCACGGCGAGCCGCTCGCGTCCGAGGCCCTCCGCAAACGCATCGAGGAGGAGCTGCACTGGGAGTGCGAGGTGCCGGACTATCTCGAAACCTTTGAGCTTTCCTGAATTCACCTGTATTCACTTTGCCCAGTCTTTTCTTGCAAAAACCGCCCGTTGTCAGGTAAGAGCAGACTCGATTTCATTCTTGGGGGAATCCATGAATCGCTTTTCTCGTCTCGCAATCCTCGCCGTTTTCCTTGTGGCGCCTGTTGCCGCCTCGGCCCAAGTCATCTACTCGGAGACGTTCGACGCCAGCCTGGGGACGACGACGGCCTCGGGGGCGGATGGCGACGCGGACTGGAATTTCCAAAACGGCTGCGGGGCCAACGCCCTTGGGGGGCATTCCGGGCCCGGCACTGCGCGGTGGGGAAACAACGGGAGTTGCGGGAATTTTGGGAGCAACGGAGATACGGATGAGTTGACCTCGTCGGTGATCGATACGAGCGGGTGCGGCGAGATCCAGATACGCCTCAAGTATTTCATGGAATATGAAGAGGACTGTTCTTGGGATCGCGCCCGCATTCAAGTGGAAGTCAACGGCGGCGGATTTTCAACGATCGCCAGCAACGGGTGCGGACAGGGTGGCACCGCCCTCGTTCAGAACAGCGGTGTTTGGCAGTCATATTCGAAGATTCGGCCTGCCGGGGCCAGTCTCCGCTTGCGTTTGGTCGGTGAGACGGGCGATGGGATCTCCAACTCCGGGCAGGGCTTTCTGGTCGACGACCTCGAAGTGGAATGTTTGAGCCTTGCGGAGGAGCTGACTTCCCTCAGCGCCCCCGACGTGCCGAACGAAGGAGGAGGTTTCTTGCTCCCTTCTCCGTCTCGTGGCGCCGAGGCGACGGCCGGCGTGACCCTCGACGGGGAGGTCCCCCAGCTTCTCATTTCCAGCCGCGACAACAGCCTCGTCCCTCTATTTGACTCCGGCGACGGATCGTTCATCGATCTCTTCGTCAGCCCGTCCTTGGGGGGGCTGGATCAGGCGCAGGGCATCGGGTTTGGACCGGACGGGAACCTGTATGTGGCGAGCTACGAGACGGATTCCATCCTCCGTTACGATGGAGCGACGGGGGAGTTCATGAACGCCTTTGTGACGTCGACATTGAGCGGTCTCGATGGTCCCGTGGAGTTTGTCTGGGGGCCCGACGGGAACCTCTACGTTGCGAGTTTCCTGACCGACAGCGTGATCCGGTTCAACGGGACGGATGGTACCTTCATCGACTCCTTTGTGACGTCCCAGCTGGGCGGTCTGGACGGTCCGGAGGGACTTTCCTTCGGCCCGGACGGCAATCTCTACGTGACGAGTTCGGAGACCGACGCCATCATCCGCTATGACGGGTCAACGGGCGCCTTCCTGGATTTCTTCGTGACGCCCTCCTTGGGCGGTCTCGACGGCCCCGTCAGCATGAGTTGGGGCCCCGACGGAGACTTGTACGTCTCGAGTTTCATCACGGACAGCATCCTGCGTTACAAGGGTTCGGACGGGTCGTTCATCGATACCTTCGTGCCGGCGACTTCGGGGGGTCTCAATGGACCCGTGGGCCAGGCCTGGGGTCCGGATGGCAATCTCTACGTGGCGAGCTTCCACAACCACGCCGTGACCCGTTACGACGGAGACACCGGCGCCGCACTCGGCTTTTTTGTCACCTCGACCCTCGGCGCCCTCGACGGGCCGCGCGGGATCCTTTTCACCAACACGGGTGGCTCGACCACCGGCGGAACGACGGGCGGCGGAGGGACCACGGGCGGAACGACCGGCGGAGACGCCGGATCCGGCGGTTGCTCTCTGGTCCGCTGATTCCTAGGAAATAACCAAACCCGCGTACCCGACCACGGCCTTATGGTCTCCGGTGACGTCACCGCTCGTCGCGTGGCGGACGAGTTCCGCTTTCTTCGCACCCAGCTCCAAGGCGGCCACGAGCGCGACGGTGACCGGGATGATCCCGCACATCGAGATCCTCTCCCTCCGGACCGTCTCATAGAGCCCTTGAGGATCGAGGGCCTCGATCCTGCGGATGGCTGCAAAATCCTTCGCCTCGGTCGTCGCCTGGTCTTGGTAGTGGTTGAGGTCGGAACTCGCGATGATGAGGACGGGTTCCGGGGTTTCGCGGATCGTCCGGGCCAGCGCCCGTCCGACCTCCGAGCATTTCTCGAACGGGATGTAGCTGAGCGTCAGCGGTACGAACGAAAAGTCCGGCTTCAGCCTTTGGACGAACGGGATTTGGACCTCGAGCGAATGTTCGGCCTGATGGGCCGCGGCGTCCTCTTCCAGGAGAGGGCAGTTTTTTTGAAACCGCGCGGCGAGATCGACGTCGATCCGGGCGTCACCGAGGGGCGTGCGCCACGCGCCCTCGATCATGAGGGCATAGGGGACGCCCTCTCCGGTGTGATTGGGCGAGAGAATGACGGCCCGGCCGGGGATCTTGATGCGGCCGTAGACCTCGCCGGCCACGGCGCCGCTGTATTTGTAGCCCGCATGGGGGACGACGACGGCGATCGCATGAGACTTGGCGGAGGTCGCCTGCTTGAGACAGCGGTCGAGCTCGAGCTCAAGGGCGAGGGGTTCCCCGGGATAGAAATAACCGGCAACGGCGGGTGGACGGACGGGTTGCGCCATGGGCGCATTCTAACCCAAATCAGGATTTTTTGGAGGTCTCGCGTTTCGCGAGGCCGGAGATCGTCTCTCCGGTGTGCTGTTCGCGCTTTTGAACCGAGCCTTGGAGCCAGGGCATCATGGAACGGAGGCTCTCGCCCACCTTTTCGATCAGGCTCGCCGCCCAATACTTGCGGTTCTTCTCGAGGGTGGGATTCCCCGATTCGCACTCCTCGATGTACTCCTTGGCGAAGGCGCCGGACTGGATCTCCTTCAAGATTTTTTCCATTTCGCGCCGGGTCGCATCCGTGATGATGCGGGGTCCGCGCGTATAGTCGCCGTATTCGGCCGTGTTGGAGATTGAATAGCGCATGTTGGCCATGCCGCCGTTGTAGATGAGGTCGACGATCAGCTTCACCTCGTGGAGACATTCGAAGTAGGCGACCTCCGGCTGGTAGCCCGCCTTGACCAAGGTCTCGAATCCCGCCTGGATCAAAGACGAGACGCCGCCGCAGAGGACGGCCTGCTCGCCGAAAAGATCGGTCTCGGTCTCTTCCTTGAAGGTGGTCTCCAGCACGCCGCCGCGGCTGCCGCCGATGCCCTTGGCGTAGGCGAGCCCGATCTCCTTGGCCTTGCCCGAGGCGTTCTGGTGGACGGCGATCAGGCACGGCACACCGAAGCCTTCTTGGAACTGAGACCGCACGAGGTGCCCCGGCCCCTTGGGCGCGATCAGAATGACGTCCAGATCGGCGCGAGGCACGATCCTCTTGAAATGGATGTTGAAGCCGTGCGCCGCAAAGAGGGCGGCGCCCTTCTTGAGGTTCTTTTCCAGGTGGTCGTCGTAGAGTTTCTTGTGGTGCTCGTCGGGGACGACGATCATGACCAGATCGGCGATCTTCGCGGCCTCGTCCGCGTCGGTGATGACGTTGACGCCCGCCGCCTTGGCCCGGTCGATGGCAGCGCTGCCGGCCCGAAGGCAGACCGAGACGTCCAGCCCGCTGTCCTTCAGGTTCAGCGCGTGCGCGTGCCCCTGGGAGCCATAGCCGAAGATGATTATTTTCTTGCCCTTAAGCGGCTCCAGCGATGCGTCCCTGTCGTAATAGATCGTGGCCATGATTCCTCCCGAAAAGAGCGAGCCTTATACGTAATCCGGACGAGAGTCGTCTAGGGGGAAATTGTTGCAGTTCTACCTCGCGGCAACCTTTGCATTTTTCCGCCGAAGGTCCCGGTGCCAATTAAGGAGGTTCACATGGGAGACGGGGCAAGGATTCAAAGCACCGATTTCATCGGCGGGGTGGGGGGCTTTTACGTTGCGCGGCCGGGCGCGCCCCGCGGGGGCGACCGGTTCGGGTATCAGGCCATGCTGGGAGCCAATTTACATGCCTTTGTCGACGAGTACCGAAGCTTTCGAGTGATCCTGGCCGGGACGGCGGGACGCGAGGAGGCCGTCAGCGCGAATTCCGAGAGCCTCACGACGGTGGGGGGTGCGGTTGAGGCGCATTTTGCCGCGTTTCCCCCGGTGGTCTATTTGGGCGCGGGGGTGAATCCGCGCGCCGTGATCTTCGATTCCGGCCGTTCCCCTGAGTTCGAGTTGGGGATCTTTGGTCGTGTGTCGGCCACCTTCGGCCACGTGGGCTTCTCACTAAACGTCGGCACCGGCCTCCGTCTGGGCGACATCGAACGCAGCAGCGTCGAGGTCGGGCTGGGGGCGTTCGTGAATTTGTTTTAGGTGATCCGTTTCAAAATGACGGCAAGTCAGATGACCGGCAAGGGATCGCCGCTCCCGCTCTTGTGG contains:
- a CDS encoding MBL fold metallo-hydrolase, encoding MSASLQFIGATGTVTGSKYLLTFGKHHYMVDCGLFQGLKVLRQRNWHPLPIEPSRVDSVVLTHAHIDHTGYLPLLVKNGFRGDVYATPATRALCGVLLPDSGHLQEEDADFANRHKFSKHHPALPLYSEADAREALKYITSVGFQKRTELSRHVSFQFLRAGHILGAAIVQFMVSGRTLTFSGDLGRPRSDIMKPPVAVLETDYLVVESTYGDRCHPHEDPKAVILEVISKALDRGGTVLIPAFAVGRAQQVLFLLKELKEDGELPDVPIYVNSPMATEATHIFRDLNGDLAISREEFQSVFNVAKFVTTVEESKRVAAEKRPSIIISASGMATGGRVLHHLKLLAPDPRNLILFVGFQAAGTRGEALMDGADEIKIHGGKVPVRAEVKLIDTLSAHADADEILEWLRKFQRAPKMTFITHGEPLASEALRKRIEEELHWECEVPDYLETFELS
- a CDS encoding NHL repeat-containing protein, with the translated sequence MNRFSRLAILAVFLVAPVAASAQVIYSETFDASLGTTTASGADGDADWNFQNGCGANALGGHSGPGTARWGNNGSCGNFGSNGDTDELTSSVIDTSGCGEIQIRLKYFMEYEEDCSWDRARIQVEVNGGGFSTIASNGCGQGGTALVQNSGVWQSYSKIRPAGASLRLRLVGETGDGISNSGQGFLVDDLEVECLSLAEELTSLSAPDVPNEGGGFLLPSPSRGAEATAGVTLDGEVPQLLISSRDNSLVPLFDSGDGSFIDLFVSPSLGGLDQAQGIGFGPDGNLYVASYETDSILRYDGATGEFMNAFVTSTLSGLDGPVEFVWGPDGNLYVASFLTDSVIRFNGTDGTFIDSFVTSQLGGLDGPEGLSFGPDGNLYVTSSETDAIIRYDGSTGAFLDFFVTPSLGGLDGPVSMSWGPDGDLYVSSFITDSILRYKGSDGSFIDTFVPATSGGLNGPVGQAWGPDGNLYVASFHNHAVTRYDGDTGAALGFFVTSTLGALDGPRGILFTNTGGSTTGGTTGGGGTTGGTTGGDAGSGGCSLVR
- the amrB gene encoding AmmeMemoRadiSam system protein B, whose product is MAQPVRPPAVAGYFYPGEPLALELELDRCLKQATSAKSHAIAVVVPHAGYKYSGAVAGEVYGRIKIPGRAVILSPNHTGEGVPYALMIEGAWRTPLGDARIDVDLAARFQKNCPLLEEDAAAHQAEHSLEVQIPFVQRLKPDFSFVPLTLSYIPFEKCSEVGRALARTIRETPEPVLIIASSDLNHYQDQATTEAKDFAAIRRIEALDPQGLYETVRRERISMCGIIPVTVALVAALELGAKKAELVRHATSGDVTGDHKAVVGYAGLVIS
- the ilvC gene encoding ketol-acid reductoisomerase, which encodes MATIYYDRDASLEPLKGKKIIIFGYGSQGHAHALNLKDSGLDVSVCLRAGSAAIDRAKAAGVNVITDADEAAKIADLVMIVVPDEHHKKLYDDHLEKNLKKGAALFAAHGFNIHFKRIVPRADLDVILIAPKGPGHLVRSQFQEGFGVPCLIAVHQNASGKAKEIGLAYAKGIGGSRGGVLETTFKEETETDLFGEQAVLCGGVSSLIQAGFETLVKAGYQPEVAYFECLHEVKLIVDLIYNGGMANMRYSISNTAEYGDYTRGPRIITDATRREMEKILKEIQSGAFAKEYIEECESGNPTLEKNRKYWAASLIEKVGESLRSMMPWLQGSVQKREQHTGETISGLAKRETSKKS